The sequence ATACGACTGATAATGATCTTTGTCAAATAATTCAATTTTGCAGCCGCCTATCGACACATTGATAATTCCAATCTTAACTTTTTCAGGAAGATTTGCAACTAAAGTCCGTCCAAAGTAATCAGCCGGTGTGAGTCCGGTCTTACAGCGACACAAAGGAGGAACTGCCGGATACCATTTACCTTTAGTACGTCCCAAATTAGCACAGTCGGTTGCTTCCAACACCTGAAAACGGCTATCAACAATCGTGTCCTGAGCTTCAATGCGGGCATTACCTTCCATGTTTGATTGTCCAAAACAGAGGAAAACATAGAAATTCGGATCTTTTGCAAAACCATTTATGCTTAATAAAAACAATCCGAAGAATAGAAAGAATTTCATTTTTTTCATGATCATATTTTCGTTTAATTACATATATATCGTTTGTTAAAACTCATCTTACGATAATTGTACATCGTTGATTTGAGCCCCTTTACTGTTCGTAGTTTTGGTGGCGTGTTGTATCATTACGTATCAAATATTCCAGATTGTTTACCGGACGTTCGATTTCATACGGGATCGGCATCTTACTGAATTGCTGAAAATAAAGCAAACAACCATCTTTCCACAATTGAGCATTCCGGCTTTGGCTCCGAAGTTTACTCTGGACTTGAACGAATCGTTCTCCGTCAACATACGGTTGCACCTTATCCCAGATCTTTTGAAAATCACGTACCTGATGTAGGCCTTTGTTATAGCGATAACACAATTCATTCCACAAAGTGCAGCCATTCTTCATCTTAAAACTCCAGGGCACATGATGAAACCACAACAAATACTCGTCAGGACAAGTCTGAATATTGTCGAACAAAGTATGTAATGGTTCGTGATACTGACTGACGGCATCACTACCGGTATGAGTTCTGTCGAATCCTACTCCGACGGTATCTGCCTGATGATAATATGGTGGTGTCCAGTCTTTTCTCATTCTTTTCGGAGCCCACCACGGACCGGGACCATAATGCTCATTGGCAGACATAATGTGGTGCAAACCAAGCGGCATCATATAATTTACGGCAGCTTCCCGACTGTCGAGCATCATCTGCTTTACAGGTTTCAGAAAATTATCCTGCCAATCTGTTGTTTCTGCTACATTTCGTTTGAACGTGAGCTTAAGCCATTCATCGGCAATTTGGTCGCTCGTTAGTTTATTGTCCCACGCCAATCGACCGAAAGCGTACCAATTGGACTGAGCAAACTGATGTCCGCACCAGTTTACGTCTAACCCCACATTGGCAACACCCGCAATGGCTGTATGTTTTTGAGGAAAGAGGCTGCCATCCGTACAACGGGCAACAGTGCTCCCCTCGCCTTCCTGATAGGTCTCACTTTTCAAAAATTCCTCCCACATGGTGGAAAGGAAAACCAAATGGATGGAATGTCCTAAATATTCCTGAGTAATCTGAACCTCCGGCATCAGCGATGTCTTCTTCATCGCTCCGAACAACGGGCTGAACGGTTCGCGGGGCTGAAAGTCAACCGGCCCATTTTTCACCTGGATGATTACATTATCGCGAAACTGCCCATCCAACGGCAAAAATTCTTCATAAGCCTGCTTCGCACGATCGTTATCGGACGCACTATAGACAAATGCCCGCCACATCACAATTCCACCATAGGGTTTCAGCGCATCTGCCATCATATTTGCGCCATCGGCATGGGTTCGCTTGTAATCCTGAGGACCCGGCTGGCCTTCGCTGTTGGCTTTCACCAAAAAGCCGCCAAAATCAGGAATCATTGCGTATATTTCCTTCACTTTGGCCTGCCACCATTTTATTACGGTAGGATCTAAAGGGTCGCAGGTTTTTAAGCCTCCAACCTGAGACGGAGCTGAAAATTTAGCGGATAAATAGACCTTCACACCATAAGGGCGGAACTCATCTGCAATTGCCTTAACGCGCTTCAGATATACATCTGTCAATATATCTGCATTGGCATTCACATTGTTGAGTACAGCCCCATTTATGCCGACTGATGCATTTGCCCGTGCATATTCTCGCCAGAGCTTTTTATCGGCTTCCGTGACATTCAATGAGTCTTTGGTGTTTCTCCAAAAAATCGAACGTCCGGCATATCCTCTTTCAATGGTTCCATCCTGATTATCCCAGTGGTTCAAGACTCTACGCTCATATGACGGATTAAAGATTCCCGGGTTAATCGTTTCTCCCGTTTGCTGGTGGCGCAAAAGATCATACACCCCATACAAAACACCCAAATCGGTATTTGCCTGAACTCCTTCCGGAGTCAATTTATACCCATCTCCTTTTACCTGTTTATCCTGTTTTACGATAAGTTTTATAGAAGCTCCAGGTTGTCCCTGCCAGCCATTCAGTAACTCTTGCCTTGCAATTTCTGTTACTATCGATTTTTTACTACATATAACACTAACGGGTGAGGAACTCTGGCTCCGCAGCCAGAGTGAATGGCCATTTTCGGCTTGTAAATTCACGGAAAGAAAAAACAATATCAAGCAACTCGATACAATCTTTATCATCTCAATTTTCATGGTTAGAACAAAAGGGTAATTACTTCACAGGATTCCCTGCAAATTCAGCTATAGTTGAATCCTTCAATGCCCGACTGTTGGGCGCAATTAAAAGGAAACAGGATGACATCGGCACTTTATAATACAAAGGTCGATGAAGATCCTGTTTGTCATTTCTAATTATCCACATTTTTGTTCTAAATTCGGATAATTATAAGGGAGATTTTATTCCAGCTCTATCACTTTATCCCCTTTAGTAATGCCATTTTCGTTGAATGCGTCGACAACAAAATAGTATTTCTGCTTACTGTTTAGATTACCGATTGTAACAGAGTTCTTTCCCAGAATTTGATAGTTGCTATACAATTTATCTTTCTGTGTTCCGTATCTGACATTGTAACCTACAACATCCGGTTTAGGAGCCCAGCTCATTTTCACTACACAGCGATCGATTTGGCTGCGTACTGCATCGACCTTATCGGGTGTTGTCGGAACTTTTCCTCCGGCATTTCCGAATACGCGCAACCCTGCCAAAGCAAACGTACCGTCTGCCATATGATAGTTGGTCAGTCGTACATAACGCGCCTTC comes from Paludibacter jiangxiensis and encodes:
- a CDS encoding alpha-glucuronidase encodes the protein MIKIVSSCLILFFLSVNLQAENGHSLWLRSQSSSPVSVICSKKSIVTEIARQELLNGWQGQPGASIKLIVKQDKQVKGDGYKLTPEGVQANTDLGVLYGVYDLLRHQQTGETINPGIFNPSYERRVLNHWDNQDGTIERGYAGRSIFWRNTKDSLNVTEADKKLWREYARANASVGINGAVLNNVNANADILTDVYLKRVKAIADEFRPYGVKVYLSAKFSAPSQVGGLKTCDPLDPTVIKWWQAKVKEIYAMIPDFGGFLVKANSEGQPGPQDYKRTHADGANMMADALKPYGGIVMWRAFVYSASDNDRAKQAYEEFLPLDGQFRDNVIIQVKNGPVDFQPREPFSPLFGAMKKTSLMPEVQITQEYLGHSIHLVFLSTMWEEFLKSETYQEGEGSTVARCTDGSLFPQKHTAIAGVANVGLDVNWCGHQFAQSNWYAFGRLAWDNKLTSDQIADEWLKLTFKRNVAETTDWQDNFLKPVKQMMLDSREAAVNYMMPLGLHHIMSANEHYGPGPWWAPKRMRKDWTPPYYHQADTVGVGFDRTHTGSDAVSQYHEPLHTLFDNIQTCPDEYLLWFHHVPWSFKMKNGCTLWNELCYRYNKGLHQVRDFQKIWDKVQPYVDGERFVQVQSKLRSQSRNAQLWKDGCLLYFQQFSKMPIPYEIERPVNNLEYLIRNDTTRHQNYEQ